The Clostridium septicum genome contains a region encoding:
- the hemL gene encoding glutamate-1-semialdehyde 2,1-aminomutase, with amino-acid sequence MRNQVIFHESKKFMPGGVNSPVRAYRDMNIDPPIIRSGKGAIIKDEEGKEYIDFVLAWGPMILGHCDEDVVTSIKEISEHAIAFGAPTELELIMAKFLCDNLKNIEMVRMVNSGTEATMSAIKLARGYTKKNKIVKFAGCYHGHFDGFLVEAGSGVLTEGIPGCLGVPQDSIKNTLIGVYNDLEQVKSLFQEYGNDIAGIIIEPVAGNMGVIKAEDNFMIGLRELCDKYGALLIFDEVMSGFRVDFEGAQSLFDVKPDLVTYAKIIGGGLPCGAYGGKKEIMECLSPVGGVYQAGTMSGNPVVMAAGIATLNKIKENKEKYYNHINKLGDKLEKGMLAIAKEKNIPMVINRQGGMLTIFFNNLKEIKTYDDVKKCNSDIFKKYFLHMINKGFNIPPSQYEALFLCTEHNEEHINKFLQAFREFE; translated from the coding sequence ATGAGAAATCAAGTTATATTTCATGAGTCTAAGAAATTTATGCCAGGTGGAGTTAATTCACCTGTTAGAGCATATAGAGATATGAACATAGATCCTCCAATAATTAGGAGTGGTAAAGGTGCTATAATAAAGGACGAAGAAGGAAAGGAATATATTGATTTTGTATTAGCTTGGGGTCCTATGATTTTAGGACATTGTGATGAAGATGTTGTTACTTCCATAAAAGAAATATCAGAACATGCTATTGCTTTTGGAGCACCAACAGAATTAGAACTAATAATGGCTAAATTTCTATGTGATAATTTAAAAAATATAGAAATGGTTAGAATGGTTAATTCAGGGACAGAAGCAACTATGAGTGCAATTAAGCTAGCTAGAGGTTATACTAAGAAAAATAAAATAGTAAAATTTGCAGGATGCTATCATGGACATTTTGATGGCTTTTTAGTTGAAGCTGGTTCAGGTGTATTAACAGAAGGAATACCAGGTTGCTTAGGAGTACCTCAAGATAGTATAAAAAACACTCTTATAGGAGTTTATAATGATTTAGAACAAGTAAAGAGTTTATTCCAAGAGTATGGCAATGATATCGCAGGAATAATTATAGAGCCGGTAGCAGGAAATATGGGAGTTATAAAAGCCGAAGATAATTTTATGATAGGGTTAAGAGAACTATGTGATAAATATGGAGCTTTACTTATATTTGATGAAGTTATGAGTGGATTTAGAGTAGACTTTGAAGGAGCACAAAGTCTATTTGATGTTAAGCCAGATTTAGTAACTTATGCTAAGATAATAGGTGGAGGACTACCTTGTGGAGCTTATGGAGGTAAAAAAGAAATAATGGAATGCTTATCTCCAGTAGGTGGTGTATATCAAGCAGGAACAATGTCAGGAAACCCTGTAGTAATGGCTGCTGGAATTGCTACACTAAATAAAATAAAAGAAAATAAAGAAAAGTATTATAATCATATAAATAAACTAGGTGATAAGTTAGAAAAAGGTATGTTAGCAATAGCTAAAGAAAAAAATATTCCAATGGTTATAAATAGGCAAGGTGGAATGTTAACAATATTTTTTAATAACCTAAAAGAAATAAAAACTTATGATGATGTAAAAAAATGTAATAGTGATATTTTTAAGAAATATTTCTTACATATGATAAATAAAGGATTTAATATACCACCGTCACAATATGAGGCGTTATTCTTGTGTACGGAACATAATGAAGAGCATATAAATAAGTTTTTACAAGCTTTTAGAGAATTTGAATAG
- the asrC gene encoding sulfite reductase subunit C: MDINTKKLKKNAFRVTKRRGITSSRIRVPGGFLKAEYLGLIQEIAEKYGNGSVHITTRQGFEIPGIDMNNMEKVNELIQPIIEGLEINQEIPGKGYTSAGTRNVSACIGNNVCPYANYNTTNFAKKIEKAIFPNDLHFKIALTGCPNDCIKARMHDFGILGMTEPQFDRDKCISCGACVRACKKKSTEALHAENYRPVRDHSKCIGCGECVINCPTGAWTRSKEKYYRLAIMGRTGKKNPRLAEDFIVWVDEESIIKIILNTYKYVEQYIDRAAPGGKEHVGYIVDRTGFMEFKKWALEGVELSDKAILKENVYWNGIKY; the protein is encoded by the coding sequence ATGGATATAAATACTAAAAAGCTTAAAAAAAATGCTTTTAGAGTTACAAAAAGAAGAGGAATAACATCTTCAAGAATAAGAGTTCCAGGTGGATTCTTAAAAGCAGAGTACCTAGGACTTATTCAAGAAATTGCAGAAAAGTACGGTAATGGTTCAGTCCATATTACAACAAGACAAGGATTTGAAATACCTGGAATAGATATGAATAATATGGAAAAGGTAAATGAACTTATACAACCTATAATTGAAGGGTTAGAAATAAATCAAGAAATTCCAGGAAAGGGATATACTTCTGCAGGTACTAGAAATGTATCAGCATGTATAGGAAATAATGTTTGTCCATATGCAAACTATAATACAACTAATTTTGCTAAGAAAATAGAAAAAGCAATTTTCCCAAATGATTTACATTTTAAAATTGCATTAACAGGATGTCCAAATGATTGTATAAAAGCAAGAATGCATGACTTTGGTATTTTAGGAATGACAGAACCACAATTTGATAGAGATAAATGTATATCATGTGGAGCTTGTGTTAGAGCTTGTAAAAAGAAATCAACAGAAGCTTTACATGCAGAAAACTATAGACCAGTTAGAGATCATAGTAAGTGTATAGGTTGTGGGGAGTGTGTTATAAACTGTCCAACTGGTGCATGGACAAGAAGTAAGGAAAAATATTATAGATTAGCTATAATGGGTAGAACAGGTAAGAAGAATCCAAGACTTGCAGAAGATTTTATAGTATGGGTAGATGAAGAAAGTATTATAAAGATTATATTAAATACTTATAAATATGTAGAACAATATATAGATAGAGCTGCTCCAGGTGGAAAAGAACATGTAGGATATATAGTTGATAGAACTGGATTTATGGAATTTAAGAAATGGGCCTTAGAGGGAGTTGAACTTTCAGATAAAGCTATTCTTAAAGAAAATGTATATTGGAATGGTATAAAGTACTAA
- the hemB gene encoding porphobilinogen synthase, with amino-acid sequence MIKRGRRLRANAAIRDLVRENTLTSNDLIFPIFVVEGENRKEEIKSLEGNYHWSLDRLDEVIKDVENLGIKGVIVFGLPEHKDECGSEAYSDEGIVQKAVKKIREISEKLYVITDVCMCQYTSHGHCGILEGNNIDNDLTLEKLGEIALSHARAGAHMVAPSDMMDGRVAYIRNILDKNNYENVAIMSYSAKYCSAFYGPFREAAHSAPQFGDRKTYQMDPSNGIEALREIEMDIDEGADIIMIKPAMSYLDIVRATKDRINLPICAYNVSGEFAMVKAAAKAGLIDEKGITLEMLLSMKRAGADMIITYYALEAAKWLKEY; translated from the coding sequence GTGATAAAGAGGGGTAGAAGATTAAGAGCAAATGCTGCAATAAGAGATTTAGTAAGAGAAAATACATTAACTAGTAATGATTTAATTTTCCCTATATTTGTAGTTGAAGGTGAAAATAGAAAGGAAGAAATAAAATCATTAGAAGGAAATTATCATTGGTCTTTAGATAGATTAGATGAAGTTATTAAAGATGTTGAAAATTTAGGAATTAAAGGCGTTATTGTTTTTGGTTTACCAGAGCATAAGGATGAGTGTGGATCTGAAGCATATAGTGATGAAGGAATAGTTCAAAAGGCAGTAAAGAAAATAAGAGAAATTTCAGAAAAGTTATATGTAATAACAGATGTTTGTATGTGCCAATATACAAGTCATGGACATTGTGGAATATTAGAAGGAAATAATATTGATAATGATTTGACTTTAGAAAAGTTAGGGGAAATAGCATTATCTCATGCAAGGGCAGGAGCTCATATGGTTGCACCATCAGATATGATGGATGGAAGAGTTGCTTACATAAGAAATATATTAGATAAAAATAATTATGAGAATGTTGCTATAATGAGTTATTCAGCAAAATATTGTTCTGCTTTTTATGGACCATTTAGAGAAGCGGCACATTCAGCTCCACAATTTGGAGATAGAAAAACTTATCAAATGGATCCTTCAAATGGAATTGAAGCTTTAAGAGAAATAGAAATGGATATAGATGAAGGTGCAGATATAATAATGATTAAGCCAGCTATGTCATATTTAGATATAGTTAGAGCCACTAAAGATAGAATAAATCTTCCTATCTGTGCTTATAATGTAAGTGGAGAATTTGCAATGGTTAAGGCAGCTGCAAAGGCAGGTCTTATAGATGAAAAAGGAATTACATTAGAAATGTTACTTTCTATGAAAAGAGCTGGAGCAGATATGATAATAACATACTATGCTTTAGAAGCAGCTAAATGGTTAAAGGAGTATTAA
- the hemA gene encoding glutamyl-tRNA reductase → MIQLVGIKKNIDIEIREKLALHSKKQENYTKELLNYFDEVVIISTCNRTEIYFNGSLSGEEGLKKVFEIFKWDINLSKYCFYLDEKETVKHLMEVVCGFHSRILGEDQILGQIKSAYQKSLEMGAVKLELQRLFQDAITCGKRFRTEGRLYEIPVSSSSIAVNDAINKGAKKFMVIGYGEVGTLVVKYALSHNIDSLKLVVRDITKIEYIDDIRVEVMDYKHGREIINDMDCVISCTSAPHLIIEQKHIKEYGDRLIIFDLAVPRDVDEKVKNFNRVELLDIDDISSIDDENKKLRDERMQYFKYIPYQYIKEFLEWKKLRGIAQNIKELKISGNKVVEERCKTFSHKCKNPQDIQLANVLIKSTSDAYVNRAIEVLKEEKLKGCEEECLRILKRIFQI, encoded by the coding sequence ATGATACAACTAGTTGGAATAAAAAAAAATATAGATATAGAAATAAGAGAAAAATTAGCATTACATAGTAAAAAACAAGAAAATTACACAAAAGAACTTTTAAATTACTTTGATGAAGTAGTGATAATAAGTACATGTAACAGAACAGAAATTTATTTTAATGGTTCTTTATCAGGGGAAGAAGGATTAAAAAAGGTTTTTGAGATATTTAAATGGGATATAAATTTATCTAAGTATTGTTTTTATTTAGATGAAAAAGAAACTGTTAAGCACTTAATGGAAGTAGTATGTGGTTTTCATTCAAGAATACTTGGAGAAGATCAAATATTAGGGCAAATAAAGTCTGCATATCAAAAATCATTAGAAATGGGAGCCGTTAAGCTTGAGCTTCAGAGATTATTTCAAGATGCAATTACTTGTGGAAAAAGGTTTAGAACTGAAGGTAGGTTGTATGAAATACCAGTTTCATCATCATCTATTGCGGTAAATGATGCTATAAATAAAGGTGCTAAAAAGTTTATGGTTATAGGATATGGAGAAGTTGGGACATTAGTCGTTAAGTATGCTCTATCCCATAATATAGATTCATTAAAATTAGTAGTTAGGGATATAACTAAAATAGAATATATAGATGATATCAGAGTTGAGGTAATGGATTATAAACATGGAAGAGAAATAATAAACGATATGGATTGTGTTATTTCATGTACATCGGCACCTCATTTAATAATAGAACAAAAGCATATAAAAGAATATGGAGATAGATTAATAATATTTGACTTAGCTGTTCCTAGAGACGTTGATGAAAAAGTTAAAAATTTTAATAGAGTAGAACTTTTAGACATAGATGATATTAGCTCTATAGATGATGAAAATAAAAAATTAAGAGATGAGCGTATGCAGTATTTTAAATATATACCTTATCAGTACATAAAAGAATTTTTAGAATGGAAAAAATTAAGGGGAATAGCACAAAATATTAAAGAGTTAAAAATATCAGGTAATAAGGTAGTTGAAGAAAGATGTAAGACATTTTCTCATAAGTGTAAAAATCCACAAGATATCCAGCTTGCTAATGTTTTAATAAAAAGTACTTCTGATGCCTATGTAAATAGAGCTATAGAAGTTCTAAAAGAAGAAAAGTTAAAGGGTTGTGAAGAAGAATGTCTAAGAATATTAAAAAGGATATTTCAAATATAG
- a CDS encoding NAD(P)-dependent oxidoreductase, translating into MSKNIKKDISNIEKDYIYLSLKSDSLRIGIIGGGKAALIKARSFLKKGCFVEIISKNFNEELLSNRSDCLKLNQGSYSKEFIEDKHIVVIAVDDYELVEKIIVHCDESSKIYVNATDFKNGKAIIPVQRESKNLNFAVSTKLGNPKGALLVANKALSILEEYDEFIEYSSKVRNNAKYIEEYKKEIIDFVCTEDFKFIYNIKKHKEVLTMFFNEDIINKLYK; encoded by the coding sequence ATGTCTAAGAATATTAAAAAGGATATTTCAAATATAGAAAAAGACTATATATACCTATCATTAAAATCAGATAGCCTAAGAATTGGAATTATAGGTGGAGGAAAAGCAGCTTTAATTAAGGCACGCAGTTTTTTAAAAAAAGGATGTTTTGTTGAAATTATATCAAAGAATTTTAATGAAGAATTATTGAGTAATAGAAGTGATTGTTTAAAATTAAATCAAGGGAGTTACTCTAAAGAGTTTATAGAAGATAAACATATTGTAGTAATAGCAGTAGATGATTATGAATTAGTAGAAAAAATAATAGTACACTGTGATGAAAGTTCTAAAATATATGTTAATGCAACAGATTTTAAAAATGGGAAAGCAATAATTCCCGTGCAAAGAGAGAGTAAAAATTTAAATTTTGCAGTAAGCACAAAATTAGGTAATCCTAAAGGAGCTTTATTAGTGGCTAATAAAGCTTTAAGTATTTTAGAGGAATATGATGAATTTATAGAGTATTCTTCTAAAGTTAGAAATAATGCAAAATATATTGAAGAATATAAAAAAGAAATAATAGATTTTGTATGTACGGAAGATTTTAAGTTTATATATAATATTAAAAAACATAAAGAGGTACTAACTATGTTTTTTAATGAGGACATAATAAATAAGTTGTATAAATAA
- the asrA gene encoding anaerobic sulfite reductase subunit AsrA, producing the protein MGYKLNLENLNIALRELSKEYKIYAPKVLEGKGTFSDTDIVRYGEISKVEEIEFEKKSQFSYKEVILPITQTLFFFTEDEVKEASIEEKSLLIFLRSCDIHSLKRIDDIYLRNGFVDPYYEKLREKAKFVLIGCNKSFENCFCVNMGTNKTDEYDAYLKLDGQDAYIDLKDEKLEASFTNVDVEKLEVKPEFVSENEVKVNIPNNLELKVMDSKMWDEYSQRCIACGRCNFVCPTCTCFTMQDIFYKDNGKAGERRRVWASCQVDGYTDMAGGHSFRKAKGQRMRYKVLHKVYDYKKRWGYHMCVGCGRCDDICPEYISFSNCINKLENAMEEVK; encoded by the coding sequence ATGGGATATAAGCTTAACTTAGAAAACTTAAATATTGCTTTAAGGGAACTTTCAAAGGAATATAAAATATATGCGCCGAAAGTTCTTGAAGGAAAAGGAACTTTTTCAGATACTGATATAGTAAGATATGGTGAAATTTCTAAGGTAGAAGAAATTGAATTTGAAAAGAAGTCACAGTTTTCATATAAGGAAGTAATTCTTCCAATTACTCAAACGCTATTTTTCTTTACAGAAGATGAAGTTAAAGAAGCAAGTATAGAAGAAAAATCATTATTAATATTTTTAAGAAGCTGTGATATACATTCATTAAAAAGAATAGATGATATTTATTTAAGAAATGGATTTGTAGATCCTTATTATGAAAAATTAAGAGAAAAGGCTAAGTTTGTTTTAATTGGATGTAATAAAAGTTTTGAAAATTGCTTTTGTGTTAATATGGGAACAAATAAAACTGATGAATATGATGCATATTTAAAGTTAGATGGACAAGATGCATATATAGATTTAAAAGATGAAAAGTTAGAAGCATCATTTACTAATGTAGATGTTGAAAAGTTAGAAGTAAAACCAGAATTCGTTTCAGAAAATGAAGTAAAGGTTAATATTCCAAATAACTTAGAACTTAAAGTTATGGATTCAAAAATGTGGGATGAATATTCACAAAGATGTATAGCATGTGGAAGATGTAATTTCGTTTGTCCAACATGTACTTGCTTTACAATGCAAGATATATTTTATAAAGATAATGGAAAAGCTGGAGAAAGAAGAAGAGTATGGGCTTCATGTCAAGTAGATGGATATACTGATATGGCAGGAGGACATAGTTTTAGAAAAGCTAAAGGTCAAAGAATGAGATACAAGGTGCTTCATAAGGTTTATGATTACAAAAAGAGATGGGGATACCATATGTGTGTTGGCTGTGGAAGATGCGACGATATATGTCCAGAATATATATCATTCTCGAATTGTATAAATAAATTAGAAAATGCCATGGAAGAGGTGAAGTAA
- a CDS encoding Crp/Fnr family transcriptional regulator, producing MKFIKEEQLRSMETFKDVSDRTIEKLCSLGEITCYLKGSHIFRDKDEVKKIYIVYSGKVALYKMNESAQKKVVFILGEDRIINAVVIDNLPASINCEIFENAEILSFDRNKFIEIMESDFELSKVVIRSLAIKVRRLYRQMKNSTPIKVEKRVAAKIWKLAKDYGIESEDGVLIDLNISITYLADMFGMPRETISRAVKILQKEGLIIHKNKKLVVRDREKLSNFFKGL from the coding sequence ATGAAATTTATAAAAGAAGAACAGCTACGTAGTATGGAAACATTTAAGGATGTATCTGATAGAACTATAGAAAAGTTATGTTCACTTGGAGAAATTACTTGTTATTTAAAGGGATCACATATTTTTAGAGATAAAGATGAAGTTAAAAAGATATATATTGTTTACTCAGGAAAAGTTGCGCTATATAAAATGAATGAATCTGCGCAAAAAAAAGTAGTATTTATTTTAGGAGAAGATAGAATAATAAATGCAGTTGTAATAGATAATTTACCAGCATCTATTAATTGTGAAATATTTGAAAATGCTGAGATTTTATCCTTTGATAGAAATAAATTTATAGAAATAATGGAAAGTGATTTTGAATTATCAAAGGTTGTAATAAGATCTTTAGCAATAAAAGTTAGAAGACTTTATAGACAAATGAAAAATTCTACACCAATTAAGGTAGAGAAAAGAGTAGCAGCTAAAATTTGGAAGCTAGCTAAAGATTATGGTATAGAAAGTGAAGATGGAGTTTTAATTGATTTAAACATAAGTATAACCTATTTGGCAGATATGTTTGGAATGCCAAGGGAAACTATATCTAGAGCAGTAAAGATACTTCAAAAAGAAGGATTAATAATACATAAAAATAAAAAACTTGTAGTAAGAGATAGAGAAAAACTTTCGAATTTTTTCAAGGGATTGTGA
- the hemC gene encoding hydroxymethylbilane synthase, protein MELIIATRKSKLAQVQADKVIDLIKEKQGVDSKKLLVVTEGDRRLDVSLNKIGGKGLFVKEIELAILNNEAHAAVHSMKDVPFELPEDFELIAMPEREDIRDAFISPNGIKINELKIGARVGTSSIRRAAQLKEIRPDLDIVSIRGNVQTRLLKMEQERLDGIILAGAGLKRLGMENIITDYFDPKVFLPAIGQGALGIECLKNGVYNKYFKALDSKDVRITVDAERSFMKALNGGCHTLIGAYTEVKGNDLYMIGTFSVGDKIVKKDILGNKEENILLGIKLAEKILSV, encoded by the coding sequence ATGGAATTAATTATTGCAACTAGAAAGAGTAAATTAGCTCAAGTGCAGGCAGATAAAGTAATAGATTTAATAAAGGAAAAACAAGGAGTAGACTCTAAAAAATTATTAGTTGTAACAGAAGGGGATAGAAGATTAGATGTATCTTTAAATAAAATAGGTGGAAAAGGTCTATTTGTAAAAGAAATAGAGCTTGCAATTCTAAATAATGAAGCCCATGCAGCTGTACATAGCATGAAAGATGTACCTTTTGAACTTCCGGAGGACTTTGAATTAATTGCAATGCCAGAAAGAGAAGATATAAGAGATGCTTTTATATCACCTAATGGAATTAAAATTAATGAGTTGAAAATTGGGGCAAGAGTTGGAACAAGTAGTATTAGAAGAGCAGCACAACTTAAAGAAATTAGACCAGATTTGGATATAGTTTCTATTAGAGGAAATGTTCAAACTAGACTTTTAAAAATGGAACAAGAGAGATTGGATGGAATAATATTAGCAGGTGCGGGACTAAAAAGATTAGGTATGGAAAATATTATAACAGATTATTTTGACCCTAAAGTATTTTTGCCTGCTATAGGTCAAGGAGCGTTAGGTATAGAATGCTTAAAAAATGGAGTATATAATAAGTATTTTAAGGCATTAGATAGTAAAGATGTTAGAATAACAGTAGATGCAGAAAGAAGCTTTATGAAAGCATTAAATGGAGGTTGTCATACATTAATAGGAGCTTATACAGAAGTTAAAGGCAATGATTTATATATGATAGGAACTTTTAGTGTAGGAGATAAAATAGTTAAAAAAGATATTTTAGGAAACAAAGAAGAAAATATTTTACTTGGAATAAAATTAGCTGAAAAGATTTTATCAGTTTAG
- the asrB gene encoding anaerobic sulfite reductase subunit AsrB, producing the protein MSKNVYTPFISEILEVIKHTEIEYTFRMSFTGDVKPGQFFEVSLPKFGEAPISVSGIGENYVDLTIRKVGKVTNEVFKNYAGDKLFLRGPYGNGFDIENYKGNEVIVVAGGTGLSPVKGIVDYFSKNPNDANGFTLISGFKSPKDILFKKDMEEWNKNMNFILTVDSAEEGYEGNVGLVTKYVSELKIKDMNNVQVIVVGPPMMMKFTVLEFLKLGIDENNIWISQERKMCCGLGKCGHCRIDDTYICLDGPVFNYSKGKQLID; encoded by the coding sequence ATGAGTAAGAATGTTTATACACCATTTATATCAGAAATATTAGAAGTTATTAAACATACAGAAATAGAATATACTTTTAGAATGTCTTTTACAGGAGATGTTAAGCCAGGACAATTTTTTGAAGTGTCATTACCTAAGTTTGGAGAAGCTCCTATATCAGTTAGTGGAATAGGTGAAAATTATGTTGACTTAACAATTAGAAAAGTTGGTAAAGTTACAAATGAAGTATTTAAAAATTATGCTGGAGATAAGCTATTTTTAAGAGGACCTTACGGAAATGGATTTGACATAGAAAACTATAAGGGAAATGAAGTTATAGTAGTAGCAGGGGGAACAGGTCTTTCACCAGTTAAAGGAATAGTAGATTATTTTTCGAAAAATCCAAATGATGCAAATGGTTTTACATTAATATCAGGATTTAAGTCACCAAAGGACATATTATTTAAGAAAGATATGGAAGAATGGAATAAAAATATGAACTTCATATTAACTGTAGACAGTGCAGAAGAAGGATATGAAGGAAATGTTGGACTTGTTACAAAGTATGTTTCAGAGCTTAAAATAAAAGATATGAACAATGTACAAGTTATAGTAGTTGGACCTCCAATGATGATGAAATTTACAGTTTTAGAATTTTTAAAGCTTGGAATAGATGAAAATAATATTTGGATATCACAAGAAAGAAAAATGTGTTGTGGTTTAGGTAAATGTGGACACTGTAGAATAGATGATACATATATCTGTTTAGATGGACCAGTGTTTAATTACTCAAAAGGTAAACAATTAATAGACTAG
- the cobA gene encoding uroporphyrinogen-III C-methyltransferase, whose protein sequence is MSKVYIIGTGPGNEELLTLKAVDVLKRCTAVLYDRLVSNNILNYLSEDCEIYYCGKEPGCHYKTQEEINDMLIELAKKGHIVGRIKGGDPYVFGRGGEEVIALAEENIDFEVVPGVTSPISVLNYAGIPITQRGIAQSFHIVTGMTAGVLNINWEALAKEKGTLVFMMGLSNLDKIVGNLISNGKDRKTPAAVVMRGTSSKQRKVIGTLDNIEEIAKEAGFRSPCIIVVGEVVTLNDKLSWYEEKPLFGSNICVTRSREQSSNLKCKLRDLGAEVTEINSIKIEGTKENLEGYLDKLDKYNHILLTSVNGVNMFFDYLIEKKYDIRNIDAKFSVVGKATKKALENRGIMAFVMAKEFVGEGLFRALKPYLNKGEKVLIPCSSSSREYLKDEIEKLGLEVDRVNTYNTKCGDVKNNKAFEEVDIVLYTSPSTVKNMINMFGIEKIKEKKNIAIGPQTFKTLEENNIKSHMCKKHSEDGFLKEITDIYKSL, encoded by the coding sequence ATGAGTAAGGTATATATAATTGGAACAGGACCAGGCAATGAGGAACTTTTAACATTAAAAGCAGTTGATGTATTAAAAAGATGTACAGCAGTATTATATGATAGATTGGTATCAAACAATATATTAAATTATCTTTCAGAGGATTGCGAAATTTACTATTGTGGAAAAGAACCTGGATGTCATTATAAAACCCAAGAAGAAATTAATGATATGTTAATAGAATTAGCTAAAAAAGGTCATATTGTAGGACGAATTAAAGGTGGAGATCCGTATGTCTTTGGACGTGGAGGAGAAGAGGTTATAGCATTAGCTGAAGAAAATATAGATTTTGAAGTGGTACCAGGAGTAACTTCGCCAATATCTGTACTAAATTATGCAGGAATTCCCATTACTCAAAGGGGGATAGCGCAAAGTTTTCATATAGTTACAGGAATGACAGCTGGTGTCTTAAATATTAATTGGGAAGCCTTAGCAAAGGAAAAAGGAACATTAGTATTTATGATGGGACTTAGCAATTTAGATAAAATAGTAGGAAATTTAATATCAAATGGAAAAGATAGAAAAACTCCTGCAGCTGTAGTAATGAGAGGAACATCATCTAAACAAAGAAAGGTTATAGGAACCTTAGATAATATAGAAGAAATAGCTAAAGAAGCAGGATTTAGATCACCATGTATTATAGTAGTTGGAGAAGTTGTAACTTTAAATGATAAGTTATCTTGGTATGAAGAAAAGCCCTTATTTGGTTCTAATATATGCGTAACAAGATCAAGAGAGCAATCATCAAATCTTAAATGTAAATTAAGAGATCTTGGTGCAGAAGTTACAGAAATAAACTCCATAAAAATTGAAGGAACTAAAGAGAATTTAGAAGGATACTTAGATAAATTAGATAAATATAATCATATTCTTTTAACATCAGTAAATGGAGTAAATATGTTTTTTGATTATTTAATAGAAAAGAAGTATGATATAAGAAATATAGATGCAAAATTTTCTGTAGTAGGAAAAGCAACTAAAAAAGCTTTAGAGAATAGAGGGATAATGGCTTTTGTTATGGCAAAGGAATTTGTTGGTGAAGGTTTATTTAGAGCCTTAAAGCCATATCTTAATAAAGGGGAGAAGGTTCTTATTCCTTGTTCATCATCAAGTAGAGAATATTTAAAGGATGAAATAGAAAAACTAGGTTTAGAAGTAGATAGAGTAAATACTTATAATACTAAATGTGGTGATGTTAAAAATAATAAAGCTTTTGAAGAAGTAGATATAGTATTGTATACTAGTCCAAGTACAGTTAAAAACATGATTAATATGTTTGGAATAGAAAAGATAAAAGAGAAAAAAAATATAGCTATTGGACCACAAACATTTAAGACTCTAGAAGAAAATAATATAAAGAGTCATATGTGCAAAAAACATTCAGAAGATGGTTTTTTAAAAGAGATAACAGATATATATAAAAGTTTATAA
- a CDS encoding DUF2871 domain-containing protein, whose protein sequence is MKKYLNLSTFYLILGLAFGVFYREFTKMNSFEGVTVLDGIHSHILILGFIFFLVILLLEKSFKISSVKSFNKWLIFYNVSFIYMIISLTIRGIMQVNGSDFAGLSHIAGLSHVMLGGALIWFIVIANKALRSE, encoded by the coding sequence ATGAAAAAGTATTTAAATTTATCAACATTTTATTTAATTTTAGGACTAGCCTTTGGTGTGTTTTACAGAGAATTTACTAAAATGAATTCTTTTGAAGGTGTTACAGTTTTAGATGGAATACATTCACATATTTTAATTTTAGGATTTATATTCTTCTTAGTAATATTGCTATTAGAAAAGAGTTTTAAAATATCTTCAGTAAAATCATTTAATAAGTGGTTAATATTTTATAATGTATCATTTATTTATATGATTATATCTTTAACAATTAGAGGAATAATGCAAGTTAATGGCAGTGACTTTGCAGGGTTAAGTCATATAGCGGGATTAAGTCATGTTATGTTAGGTGGAGCATTAATATGGTTTATAGTTATTGCAAATAAAGCTTTAAGGTCTGAATAA